Proteins encoded together in one Methanotorris formicicus Mc-S-70 window:
- the tsaA gene encoding tRNA (N6-threonylcarbamoyladenosine(37)-N6)-methyltransferase TrmO: MEFKLFPIGKVRQVDNKTILEIFKDFKEGLDGLSVGKRILVFVWFDKSDTPDKRKILRVHPKGDINNPIRGVFSTRSPVRPNPIGIYNVKILKIGDSKLYVEEMDAFDETPIIDIKIFSEDLDCPKTKP; encoded by the coding sequence ATGGAATTCAAACTATTCCCAATTGGAAAAGTTAGACAAGTGGATAATAAAACAATTTTGGAAATATTTAAAGATTTTAAAGAAGGTTTAGATGGTTTAAGTGTAGGAAAGAGAATTTTGGTTTTTGTGTGGTTTGATAAAAGTGACACTCCTGATAAAAGGAAAATATTAAGGGTACATCCAAAGGGCGATATAAACAATCCAATAAGAGGGGTTTTTTCTACAAGGTCACCAGTTAGACCAAATCCGATTGGCATCTACAACGTCAAAATTTTAAAAATTGGGGATAGTAAGTTGTACGTTGAGGAAATGGATGCCTTTGATGAAACACCGATAATAGATATTAAAATTTTTTCTGAGGATTTGGATTGTCCAAAAACAAAACCATAA
- the cbiD gene encoding cobalt-precorrin-5B (C(1))-methyltransferase CbiD, which translates to MIYDFRKKGKLGYTTGSCAAAGAYAGLYFLKNNIKLDYVEIENPNGEILIIPIEKIEKIGENVVKTTVIKYSGEDIDITNGIEIIVDVELIKEKKIKIIGGEGIGIVTKDGLQIKKGEYAINPKPREMIKKNLLRLLDEDEGVIVKISAPKGKELAEKTLNPKLGIIGGISILGTTGIVRPMSNEAYRESLVPQIDVALANGYETLIFTPGNIGTKFAKKLLNAEDDQIVEVSNFWGYMLDKADEKGVKNIIVFGHAGKIIKLSAGIFDTHSKVADARNEILTAYSSLFINEKEVLKKILYANTTEEIMKILREKDVLYDVFNAIAERVVERLSSRWKINFSCIIIDMKGNILGKCNNF; encoded by the coding sequence ATGATTTATGATTTTAGAAAAAAAGGAAAGTTGGGTTATACAACTGGCTCCTGTGCAGCCGCTGGGGCTTATGCAGGACTGTATTTCCTAAAAAATAATATCAAGTTAGATTATGTTGAAATTGAAAATCCAAATGGAGAGATACTAATTATACCAATAGAAAAAATAGAAAAAATTGGGGAAAATGTCGTAAAAACAACAGTAATAAAATATTCTGGAGAAGATATTGATATAACAAATGGAATAGAGATAATCGTTGATGTGGAGTTGATAAAAGAGAAAAAAATAAAAATTATTGGTGGGGAAGGAATTGGAATAGTTACAAAGGATGGTTTGCAAATAAAGAAGGGAGAATATGCAATAAATCCAAAACCAAGAGAAATGATTAAAAAGAATTTATTGAGGTTGTTGGATGAAGATGAGGGCGTTATTGTTAAAATCTCTGCCCCTAAAGGAAAAGAACTTGCAGAAAAAACACTAAATCCAAAGTTAGGAATTATTGGAGGAATTTCAATACTTGGAACCACTGGAATTGTAAGGCCTATGTCAAATGAGGCATATAGAGAATCCCTCGTTCCCCAAATTGATGTAGCACTTGCAAATGGATATGAAACACTAATATTTACCCCAGGAAATATCGGAACAAAGTTTGCAAAAAAACTCCTAAATGCGGAGGATGACCAAATAGTTGAGGTCTCAAATTTTTGGGGATATATGCTTGATAAGGCAGATGAGAAGGGTGTTAAAAATATAATTGTATTTGGTCATGCTGGGAAGATAATAAAACTCTCTGCAGGAATTTTTGATACTCATTCAAAGGTTGCAGATGCGAGGAATGAAATTTTAACTGCATACTCTTCCTTATTTATTAATGAGAAAGAAGTATTAAAAAAGATACTATACGCAAATACAACAGAAGAGATTATGAAAATTTTAAGGGAAAAAGATGTTTTGTATGATGTCTTTAATGCAATAGCAGAGAGGGTTGTTGAGAGGTTATCAAGTAGATGGAAGATAAACTTCAGTTGCATAATAATAGATATGAAGGGTAACATTCTTGGAAAATGCAATAATTTTTAA